A window of the Brassica napus cultivar Da-Ae chromosome C5, Da-Ae, whole genome shotgun sequence genome harbors these coding sequences:
- the LOC106412953 gene encoding E3 ubiquitin-protein ligase RSL1 encodes MDKELELSRQKLDLVTLGESSTYRLYSKGLVSEEVIKDDTMLVGGSGLSLCDSNDNSKLETNKALRNRSVLAHPEAPELAAIVQGLKWALKRGVKSIQFFCDDSIILDYVTGKAAPPNESIVAKLLEEVARRQTRFTSCQALPLRSRDISSVIKLARDAIASQTRWIEEGDDTNTEYETCPACYAHVSTRHKLEVRSGCFHRICFTCIRDCVSSQLARGDTVLCPYPGCEKELVLEDCRGVVDDDALNLIIHRKKEKAIPVLDRVYCPKPCCNFLMSDRDLIDPRQKKSVERTCVECGLCFCKKCQVPWHYKKTCDEFKKSQSYLTSDAALFESLVKTQGWIKCPQCATVVQKNGGCQRISCRHCNHKFCYACGAACTRKKMSCNCSP; translated from the exons ATGGATAAAGAATTGGAATTGTCGAGGCAGAAGCTTGATCTTGTTACGCTGGGAGAATCCTCAACGTATCGGTTATACTCCAAGGGTTTGGTGAGTGAAGAGGTTATTAAGGATGATACGATGCTGGTCGGTGGTTCAGGCCTGTCCCTCTGTGACTCGAACGATAACTCGAAACTGGAGACCAACAAAGCTCTGAGAAACCGAAGCGTCCTGGCGCACCCTGAAGCTCCGGAATTGGCTGCCATAGTTCAAGGGCTGAAATGGGCGTTGAAACGTGGTGTCAAAAGTATCCAATTCTTCTGTGACGATTCCATCATCTTGGATTACGTAACAGGTAAAGCTGCACCACCGAACGAGTCCATTGTAGCAAAACTTTTGGAGGAAGTGGCTCGTCGTCAGACAAGATTCACGTCTTGCCAGGCACTCCCTCTGCGCAGCAGAGACATCAGTTCTGTCATTAAGCTCGCAAGAGATGCTATTGCTTCCCAAACCAGATGGATTGAAGAAGGTGACGACACCAACACTGAGTATGAGACTTGTCCAGCCTGCTACGCACACGTTTCAACTCGTCACAAACTTGAGGTGAGGAGCGGTTGCTTCCACCGCATCTGCTTTACGTGCATAAGGGACTGTGTCTCATCCCAACTAGCACGAGGGGACACCGTACTCTGCCCTTACCCCGGTTGCGAGAAAGAACTTGTGCTAGAGGATTGTAGAggtgttgttgatgatgatgctCTTAATCTTATCATCCACCGCAAGAAGGAGAAGGCCATCCCCGTTTTAGACAGAGTCTACTGTCCCAAGCCTTGTTGCAACTTTTTGATGTCCGACCGCGACCTCATTGATCCTCGGCAAAAGAAGTCAGTAGAACGCACGTGCGTGGAGTGCGGCTTGTGTTTCTGCAAAAAATGCCAGGTTCCATGGCACTACAAGAAGACGTGCGATGAGTTCAAGAAGTCCCAGTCTTACCTGACATCTGACGCCGCGCTTTTCGAGTCTTTAGTCAAGACACAGGGATGGATCAAGTGTCCCCAGTGTGCCACCGTCGTTCAAAAAAATGGCGGGTGCCAACGCATTAGCTGCAG ACATTGCAACCACAAGTTTTGTTACGCATGTGGGGCTGCGTGTACAAGGAAGAAAATGTCATGCAACTGCAGCCCCTAG